Proteins from a single region of Dyadobacter fanqingshengii:
- a CDS encoding sugar ABC transporter ATP-binding protein → MLEVNNITKRFPGVIALENVCLSIEAGKVTALIGENGAGKSTLMKILSGVYQDFEGEIHLKGEPVKFAGPKDAQQKGIAIIHQELNLIPYLTITENIFLGREMLTQFGTIDKNRMRKKTQELLDRLKLKVKPETQVVKLKVGQQQIVEIAKSLLTDAELIIMDEPTSAITGSEVDLLFDIIENLRNEGKAIIYVSHKLDELFRIADHYVVLRDGKSIESGRMEGITQDQLIAKMVGRKIEIMRRSTGAAKCETLLEVNNLTLKHPVRPKEDLLKDISFKICKGEIVGIFGLMGAGRTELLETIFGLHASGVSGHISMEGKELKCASPSEAITAGLALVPEDRKKDGLVLGLDVKTNISLTTLPDLEKLGTLSDAKEVALADKYIGELQIKTSSKTQKAKNLSGGNQQKIVLAKWLATKPKLLLLDEPTRGIDINAKNEIYKLIIKLAEAGLGIVVVSSELPEILAVSDRVLVMAEGALTAGFTIDEATEDSILRAAIPQSNFEIKA, encoded by the coding sequence GTGCTGGAAGTTAACAACATAACGAAGAGATTTCCGGGCGTTATTGCGCTTGAAAACGTGTGCCTTTCCATTGAAGCTGGCAAAGTCACAGCGTTGATCGGGGAGAATGGTGCGGGGAAATCCACGTTGATGAAGATTCTTTCGGGCGTTTACCAGGATTTTGAAGGTGAAATTCATTTAAAAGGAGAGCCCGTCAAGTTCGCCGGCCCGAAAGACGCGCAGCAAAAAGGCATTGCGATCATTCACCAGGAACTCAATTTAATCCCATATCTGACCATTACAGAAAATATTTTTCTAGGGAGAGAAATGCTCACGCAGTTCGGGACGATTGACAAAAACCGGATGCGCAAAAAAACGCAGGAGCTGCTCGACAGGCTCAAACTCAAAGTGAAGCCCGAAACGCAGGTCGTGAAGCTGAAAGTAGGACAGCAGCAAATCGTAGAAATTGCCAAATCACTGCTCACAGACGCCGAACTGATCATTATGGACGAGCCAACTTCCGCCATAACAGGCAGCGAAGTGGACCTGCTTTTTGATATTATTGAAAACCTCAGAAACGAAGGAAAAGCGATCATTTACGTGTCTCACAAGCTGGACGAATTGTTCCGCATCGCGGATCATTATGTGGTGCTAAGAGATGGCAAATCCATTGAATCCGGGCGAATGGAGGGCATTACACAGGACCAGCTGATTGCGAAAATGGTCGGAAGGAAAATTGAAATCATGCGCAGAAGCACGGGCGCGGCAAAATGCGAGACATTGCTGGAAGTCAATAACCTCACATTAAAACATCCCGTCAGACCGAAAGAAGATCTTTTGAAAGACATTTCATTCAAAATTTGCAAGGGTGAGATCGTCGGCATCTTTGGACTAATGGGCGCCGGTAGGACTGAATTACTGGAAACCATTTTCGGTCTGCACGCTTCGGGCGTCAGCGGGCACATTTCCATGGAAGGCAAAGAATTGAAATGTGCTTCTCCCTCCGAAGCCATCACAGCCGGACTGGCGCTCGTTCCCGAGGACCGCAAAAAAGACGGACTAGTCCTTGGTCTGGATGTAAAAACGAACATTAGCCTCACTACACTGCCTGATCTTGAAAAACTGGGCACATTAAGCGATGCGAAAGAAGTGGCGCTGGCTGACAAATACATTGGCGAGCTGCAAATCAAAACATCTTCCAAAACCCAAAAAGCAAAAAACCTGAGCGGCGGAAATCAACAAAAGATTGTCCTTGCCAAGTGGCTGGCCACAAAACCCAAGCTGCTACTGCTCGATGAACCCACACGCGGGATCGATATCAATGCCAAAAACGAGATTTACAAACTGATCATTAAACTGGCCGAAGCAGGCTTGGGCATCGTAGTCGTTTCTTCCGAACTGCCGGAAATTCTGGCGGTTTCAGACCGGGTTCTGGTCATGGCGGAAGGTGCATTAACAGCTGGTTTTACGATCGACGAAGCCACCGAAGATTCCATTTTGCGGGCCGCAATTCCGCAATCCAATTTTGAAATAAAAGCATGA
- a CDS encoding D-ribose ABC transporter substrate-binding protein has product MKLRKAHHILYCLILALAFAGCKSKDGTEEPKKMAIVVSTLNNPWFVFLAERAQAKAKELGYESKVFDSQNNTSLETDHFENAMASGYDAILFNPTDADGSIVNVKNATAAGVPVFCMDREVNSNEAATSQILSDSYSGCVAIARYFVETLNKKGKYVEILGMVGDNNTWNRSKGFHSVVDHYPGLKMVAQQSADFDRNKAMEVLESILQAQPDIDAVFCGNDAMAMGAYQALVAAGKADKVKVFGFDGAEDVVNSIKDGKIMATGMQFPEVMAQTAANFADEYFKGKRDFPKKMPVAVELVVKDNIENYAAYGKKE; this is encoded by the coding sequence ATGAAATTGAGAAAAGCACATCATATCCTCTATTGCCTGATTTTGGCACTCGCATTCGCGGGCTGCAAGTCCAAAGATGGTACCGAAGAGCCAAAGAAAATGGCAATCGTGGTTTCTACGCTCAATAATCCATGGTTTGTGTTTCTGGCGGAACGGGCGCAGGCGAAGGCGAAAGAGCTGGGTTATGAATCAAAAGTTTTTGATTCTCAGAACAATACATCGCTGGAAACAGACCATTTCGAGAATGCGATGGCGAGCGGTTATGACGCGATCCTGTTCAATCCGACGGACGCGGACGGCTCCATAGTAAATGTAAAAAATGCCACGGCAGCAGGCGTGCCGGTTTTTTGCATGGATAGGGAAGTGAATTCCAATGAAGCCGCCACTTCGCAAATTCTCTCCGACAGTTACTCTGGCTGCGTGGCGATTGCCAGATATTTTGTTGAAACATTAAATAAAAAAGGCAAATACGTCGAGATTCTGGGCATGGTGGGCGATAACAACACCTGGAACCGTTCGAAGGGTTTTCACAGCGTGGTGGACCATTATCCGGGGTTGAAAATGGTGGCCCAGCAAAGCGCGGACTTCGACAGAAACAAGGCCATGGAAGTCCTGGAATCTATTTTACAGGCGCAGCCCGACATCGATGCAGTTTTTTGCGGCAACGACGCCATGGCCATGGGCGCATACCAGGCTCTGGTCGCAGCGGGAAAAGCGGATAAGGTGAAAGTATTTGGATTTGATGGAGCCGAAGATGTGGTCAATTCCATCAAGGACGGCAAAATCATGGCAACCGGCATGCAGTTCCCCGAAGTGATGGCGCAAACGGCTGCCAACTTTGCCGACGAATATTTTAAAGGCAAACGCGATTTTCCGAAGAAAATGCCGGTGGCTGTGGAGCTGGTCGTGAAGGATAACATAGAAAATTACGCCGCTTACGGCAAAAAGGAATAG
- a CDS encoding ABC transporter permease, whose product MNIALDRSKLLRFQSLIALFLLCLGLSILSDKFLSVSNLWNVMRQISVNICISTGMTLIVLTAGIDLSVGSILALCGAITAGLLKNGIELPDSNLYIGFTILGAILAGLLTGSAMGAFSGWTITKFNVPPFVATLAMLTVARGLTMLWTQGFPISGLGDTFLYFGTGWFLGIPVPVWISAVVVAVAVFVTNKTRLGRYIYAIGGNESASRLSGIQVDKVKIIVYTIAGALAAVGGIMVTSRLDSAQPNAGISYELDSIAAVVIGGTSLSGGRGSILGTVQGAIIIGVLNNGLVLLNVSPFWQQVVKGLVILIAVIIDKSGSKND is encoded by the coding sequence ATGAACATAGCATTAGACCGATCCAAATTACTGCGTTTCCAGTCCCTCATCGCGCTTTTTCTGCTGTGTCTGGGATTGAGTATTTTGTCGGACAAGTTTCTCAGCGTCTCAAACCTCTGGAATGTGATGCGACAGATTTCGGTTAACATTTGCATTTCCACAGGCATGACATTGATCGTGCTAACCGCCGGAATTGATTTATCAGTTGGCTCAATATTAGCACTTTGTGGCGCGATAACAGCCGGTTTGCTGAAAAACGGCATCGAACTGCCGGATAGCAATCTTTACATTGGCTTTACGATTTTAGGCGCTATTCTCGCCGGGCTGCTCACAGGTTCTGCCATGGGCGCATTCAGCGGCTGGACCATTACCAAGTTCAATGTGCCACCGTTTGTCGCAACGCTCGCCATGCTTACGGTTGCCCGCGGTCTCACCATGTTATGGACGCAAGGTTTCCCGATCAGCGGGCTGGGGGACACGTTTCTATATTTTGGAACGGGTTGGTTTTTGGGTATTCCCGTTCCGGTCTGGATATCGGCGGTCGTTGTAGCCGTCGCCGTTTTTGTCACCAATAAAACCCGGCTCGGACGTTACATTTATGCCATCGGCGGCAACGAAAGTGCTTCGCGACTCTCTGGTATTCAGGTTGATAAGGTTAAAATAATTGTCTACACGATTGCTGGTGCGTTAGCGGCTGTCGGGGGAATTATGGTAACTTCGCGTCTTGATTCTGCACAGCCTAATGCAGGCATAAGCTACGAACTGGATTCCATTGCGGCAGTCGTGATCGGCGGCACTTCGCTGTCTGGCGGCCGGGGCAGCATTTTGGGGACGGTTCAGGGTGCGATCATTATTGGTGTGCTTAATAATGGCCTGGTATTGCTCAATGTGTCGCCTTTTTGGCAACAAGTGGTGAAAGGTCTGGTTATCCTGATTGCCGTAATTATCGACAAATCAGGATCTAAAAACGATTGA
- a CDS encoding hybrid sensor histidine kinase/response regulator translates to MQFIASPVFPQTKPLHFRHLSAENGLLNNNVNCVMQDRKGFIWIGTNGGLHRYDGHEFKIFKNEEKDKNSISNDFVTALAEDKSGNIWIATSGGGVNVFDPDKGVFSKYTVIENDPKTISGAYVNKIVLDKNEKLWIATTGGLDVFDPVSRTLIKHYKADEQDETSLTENNVNTVFCDAQNNIWAGTARGVSLLDRKTGSFRRFVSDGREESLSGNDVRAVFQDSKNRVWVGTYGAGLNLYQPGNGTFRQFKNDPKDPASLSNNNITSINENLGEIWIGTENGGLNILDTQNWTFSSYVHDEVDRSSVAGNSVDYIYKDRQNNLWLGIYSAGLSIYKSNNSFIHYQHNSSVNSLSNDFVLCFFEDKDRNLWIGTDGGGLNLMDRKTQKFSTFRQQKSGISGDYILAIVPDHEDKLWIGTWGNGLNIFDPETKRFTVLKHQENNVNTLYSNNVYAIARTPDSKIWISTYGEGLDAYDPETKRFKHYLSDVANPKTLSDNTINCFLTDRKGNLWIGTDEGQLNRYDPVTDTFTRFRVSESERVFNSAINCMAEDKNGILWLSTLRGLTRFDPQTGKFKKYTTKEGLVNNVTEAVIEDDMGMLWISTVSGLSRFDPKLEKFQNYTVEHGLQAREFKQKSAYKDGDGTLYFGGVNGFNKINPRQISGETGPYPIVMTSFKVFNRDEADADPDGYALVLPREISQTQTITLSHDQSFISLTFAALDFTSFQKSYAYLLEGFDNNWNYVGDDNTAIYTNLPPGNYVFKVKAQNISGAWITGQTNLNIIVTPPFWATWWFRMLSVFVAACTIYLVYRYRVNTIIRQKANLEKLVEERTATVQKQAEELHAQSDHLHALNEELQSQSEELRVQTEELYEQHAQAQIARDEAERANQAKSIFLATMSHEIRTPMNGVIGMTALLSETELTEEQQDYTKTIAACGETLVNVINDILDFSKIESGKIDLEAHEFELRLTLEEIMDLFSLQASKQHIDLRYHIEPGLPDYLVGDSSRLKQILTNLINNAIKFTSSGEVYVHVYPYTPAEYGEIDVGFTVRDTGIGIKQENLNNLFKPFSQVDSSVNRMYGGTGLGLVICERLIRLMNGSIRVESEYGKGSSFHFYITTGYTEKNAKLAHQQDLSPKSEPEKRMLETEFSSEFPLKILVAEDNLVNQKFIDYVLKKLGYEIAMAENGLQAIEKLAITMYDVILMDLQMPIMDGLEATKLIRKDHSTLPYIVALTANAMTEDRNNCLNNGMDDYMAKPMKLEVIKEVLKRAYQKIHQLQVNTQI, encoded by the coding sequence ATGCAGTTTATTGCATCACCCGTCTTCCCGCAAACCAAACCACTACACTTCCGACACCTTTCTGCTGAAAACGGCCTTTTGAACAACAACGTCAACTGCGTAATGCAGGATAGAAAAGGCTTTATCTGGATTGGTACGAACGGCGGCTTGCACCGCTATGACGGTCATGAATTCAAAATTTTCAAAAATGAAGAGAAGGACAAAAACAGCATCAGCAACGATTTTGTGACCGCGTTGGCGGAAGACAAATCAGGCAATATCTGGATTGCAACCAGCGGCGGCGGCGTTAATGTCTTTGATCCTGATAAGGGTGTTTTTTCCAAATATACCGTTATTGAAAATGATCCGAAAACCATTTCCGGTGCTTATGTTAATAAGATTGTCCTTGATAAAAATGAAAAACTCTGGATCGCCACGACCGGCGGGCTGGACGTTTTCGACCCGGTGAGCAGGACTTTAATAAAACATTATAAAGCAGACGAACAAGACGAGACGAGCCTGACAGAAAACAATGTCAACACCGTTTTTTGTGACGCGCAGAACAACATTTGGGCCGGCACAGCGCGAGGAGTAAGCTTGCTGGACAGAAAAACAGGATCATTCCGCAGATTTGTATCCGACGGCCGGGAGGAAAGCCTGTCAGGTAATGATGTGCGTGCTGTTTTTCAGGATAGTAAAAACCGGGTTTGGGTAGGCACATATGGCGCCGGGCTTAATCTTTATCAGCCTGGTAATGGCACATTTCGGCAATTCAAAAACGATCCAAAAGATCCCGCGTCGCTTTCCAACAACAACATTACGAGCATTAACGAGAACCTGGGCGAGATCTGGATCGGGACAGAAAACGGAGGACTGAATATTCTGGATACCCAAAACTGGACTTTCAGTTCCTATGTCCATGATGAAGTGGACAGAAGCAGCGTGGCTGGAAATTCGGTGGACTATATTTATAAAGACCGGCAAAATAATCTCTGGCTGGGCATTTACAGCGCCGGATTGAGCATTTATAAAAGCAATAACAGCTTCATACACTATCAGCACAATTCGTCCGTAAACAGTCTTTCAAATGATTTCGTGCTTTGTTTTTTTGAAGATAAGGACCGGAACCTCTGGATCGGGACGGATGGCGGCGGGTTGAATTTAATGGATAGGAAAACGCAGAAATTCAGCACTTTCCGCCAGCAAAAATCGGGTATTTCGGGCGACTACATTCTGGCCATCGTTCCCGATCATGAAGACAAACTTTGGATCGGAACCTGGGGAAATGGATTGAATATTTTTGACCCGGAAACAAAGCGCTTTACTGTTTTAAAACATCAGGAAAACAATGTTAACACTTTGTATTCCAATAATGTATATGCAATAGCGAGGACACCCGACAGCAAGATATGGATAAGCACTTATGGCGAGGGGCTGGATGCTTATGATCCGGAAACGAAGCGCTTCAAGCATTATTTGAGCGATGTTGCCAATCCCAAAACACTTTCTGACAACACCATCAACTGCTTTCTGACAGACCGCAAGGGTAACTTATGGATAGGCACCGACGAAGGCCAGCTGAATCGCTATGATCCTGTAACCGACACATTTACAAGGTTTCGGGTGAGTGAAAGCGAGCGCGTTTTCAATAGCGCGATCAATTGCATGGCGGAAGATAAAAACGGCATTTTGTGGCTTTCAACTTTGCGTGGCCTCACCCGGTTTGACCCTCAGACCGGGAAATTTAAAAAATACACAACTAAGGAGGGATTGGTCAATAATGTTACCGAAGCGGTGATTGAGGATGATATGGGCATGCTCTGGATCAGTACGGTAAGCGGACTTTCGCGATTTGACCCGAAGTTGGAAAAATTTCAGAATTACACGGTTGAACATGGCCTTCAAGCGAGGGAATTTAAACAAAAATCGGCCTATAAAGACGGTGACGGCACATTGTATTTTGGCGGGGTAAATGGGTTTAATAAAATTAATCCAAGACAGATCAGCGGGGAAACCGGTCCCTATCCCATTGTCATGACCAGTTTCAAAGTCTTTAATCGCGACGAGGCAGATGCAGATCCGGACGGCTACGCACTCGTTTTGCCCCGTGAAATTTCCCAAACCCAAACCATTACGCTTTCGCACGATCAGTCCTTTATCTCGCTGACTTTCGCAGCGCTCGATTTTACTTCTTTTCAAAAAAGCTACGCCTATTTGTTGGAAGGTTTTGATAATAACTGGAACTATGTGGGTGATGACAACACCGCCATTTACACCAATCTGCCGCCCGGAAACTATGTGTTCAAGGTTAAGGCGCAGAACATTTCAGGAGCATGGATCACAGGACAAACCAACCTGAACATTATTGTTACTCCGCCATTCTGGGCAACCTGGTGGTTCAGGATGTTGTCGGTTTTCGTTGCAGCATGCACCATTTATCTGGTATATCGGTATCGGGTTAACACCATTATCAGACAAAAGGCGAACCTGGAAAAACTGGTGGAAGAACGCACCGCGACCGTGCAGAAACAAGCTGAGGAACTGCACGCGCAGTCGGACCATTTGCACGCGTTGAATGAAGAGTTACAATCACAATCGGAGGAGCTGCGCGTGCAGACCGAGGAGTTGTACGAACAACATGCACAGGCGCAAATTGCGCGGGATGAAGCGGAGCGGGCTAACCAGGCAAAGAGCATTTTTCTGGCCACGATGAGCCATGAGATCAGGACGCCGATGAATGGCGTTATTGGCATGACCGCTTTGCTTTCGGAAACGGAATTGACAGAGGAACAGCAGGATTATACCAAAACAATTGCGGCCTGCGGAGAAACACTCGTGAATGTGATCAACGATATTCTGGATTTTTCAAAAATAGAATCGGGCAAAATTGATCTTGAAGCACACGAATTCGAGCTGCGCCTGACCCTTGAAGAAATCATGGACCTGTTTTCTTTGCAGGCCTCAAAACAACACATTGACCTGCGCTACCACATTGAACCCGGCCTCCCGGATTATCTGGTCGGCGACAGTTCGAGGCTGAAACAAATCCTGACAAACCTGATCAATAATGCGATTAAATTCACGAGCAGCGGGGAAGTTTACGTGCATGTTTATCCTTATACACCGGCCGAATATGGCGAAATTGATGTCGGTTTTACGGTCAGAGACACTGGGATCGGCATTAAGCAAGAAAATTTGAATAATTTGTTCAAACCATTTTCGCAGGTAGATTCGTCTGTCAACCGAATGTACGGCGGCACCGGACTTGGCCTCGTTATCTGCGAGCGACTGATCCGGCTCATGAACGGTTCAATCCGCGTAGAAAGCGAGTATGGAAAAGGGTCATCCTTTCACTTTTATATTACGACTGGATATACCGAAAAGAATGCGAAATTAGCGCATCAACAAGACCTTTCTCCCAAATCAGAACCTGAAAAGCGAATGTTAGAAACCGAATTCTCGTCCGAATTTCCGCTCAAAATATTGGTTGCTGAAGACAATCTGGTCAATCAGAAGTTTATCGATTATGTACTTAAAAAGCTTGGTTATGAGATTGCTATGGCTGAAAATGGCTTACAAGCCATTGAAAAACTAGCCATAACAATGTATGATGTGATTCTTATGGATTTGCAAATGCCTATTATGGATGGTTTGGAGGCAACCAAGTTGATCCGGAAAGACCACAGCACATTACCTTACATTGTTGCATTAACAGCCAATGCCATGACCGAAGACCGTAACAATTGCCTTAACAACGGCATGGATGATTATATGGCGAAGCCTATGAAGCTGGAAGTGATTAAGGAAGTGCTTAAAAGAGCATATCAAAAGATTCATCAATTGCAGGTGAATACGCAGATCTGA
- a CDS encoding DUF2291 domain-containing protein, with product MKKMVRYGVFLLIVAFLAYHSVYFKRLDEVKAGTASFNAAKYAEEFWNKKLTPSLSKSAEAGQLLSLLRSDKDKAFKDHAHALGIGNIKYFLIKGTGKVTDVEENQVLIKLESDGEKPEMRIATEYVFGNAVRDASGTIDINAFSNSMDFNNVSAEINEIIREKVIPAFKSKVKQGDVVEFAGAIELNQEHLKLDNIEIIPISLKIRNL from the coding sequence ATGAAGAAAATGGTCCGATATGGTGTATTCCTGCTGATTGTGGCTTTTCTGGCTTATCATTCGGTGTATTTCAAAAGGCTGGATGAGGTGAAAGCGGGAACTGCTTCTTTCAATGCGGCCAAATATGCGGAAGAATTCTGGAACAAAAAGCTGACGCCGTCTTTGTCGAAATCCGCTGAGGCCGGACAACTTTTGTCGCTTTTGCGATCAGATAAAGACAAGGCTTTCAAGGATCACGCGCACGCACTAGGCATTGGGAACATTAAATATTTCCTGATCAAAGGCACAGGGAAAGTGACGGATGTGGAAGAAAATCAAGTGCTTATCAAGTTAGAATCTGACGGAGAAAAACCCGAAATGCGCATTGCTACTGAATATGTTTTTGGTAATGCGGTGCGGGATGCTTCCGGGACGATCGATATCAATGCGTTTTCCAACTCAATGGATTTCAACAATGTTTCGGCGGAAATCAACGAAATCATCAGGGAAAAAGTGATCCCGGCTTTTAAATCAAAGGTGAAACAAGGCGATGTGGTCGAATTTGCCGGGGCCATTGAACTAAATCAGGAACATTTGAAGCTGGATAACATTGAAATTATACCCATCAGCCTGAAAATAAGGAATTTGTAA
- the fbp gene encoding class 1 fructose-bisphosphatase — protein sequence MSPKTAQELALPVGVTLDRFIMLSQSAFPYATGELSQLLRDIALAGKIINREINRAGLVDIAGGNGTDNVQGENQQKLDIIANIRFIRALKNGGEVCAILSEEDEDIIHTGNDHGKYVVAMDPLDGSSNIDVNVSIGTIFSIYRRVSPIDGPATKEDFLQGGRKQVAAGYILYGSSTMLVYSTGDGVNGFTYDHSLGEFILSHKNICSPQNGTIYSVNDGYINDYPAFVQNYLTKCKEKSCTARYIGSLVADFHRNLLRGGVYLYPSTKKTPEGKLRLLYECYPLAFIAEKSGGKAIDGFGAILDILPTSFHQRSPIYLGSSTMVDEVMRS from the coding sequence ATGAGTCCAAAAACTGCTCAGGAACTTGCGTTGCCCGTGGGCGTGACGCTCGATCGTTTCATTATGTTAAGCCAAAGTGCATTTCCTTACGCAACGGGTGAGCTTTCACAATTGCTGCGGGATATCGCGCTGGCCGGTAAGATCATTAACCGGGAAATAAACCGCGCGGGTCTCGTGGACATCGCGGGCGGGAACGGAACGGACAATGTGCAGGGCGAAAATCAGCAGAAACTGGACATTATCGCTAATATCCGGTTTATAAGGGCATTGAAAAACGGGGGCGAAGTGTGTGCGATCCTGTCCGAAGAGGACGAAGACATTATTCACACCGGCAATGATCACGGTAAATATGTGGTGGCCATGGATCCGCTTGACGGCTCGTCCAACATTGATGTCAATGTTTCCATCGGAACGATTTTCTCTATTTACAGACGCGTTTCACCCATTGACGGACCTGCAACCAAAGAAGATTTTCTGCAAGGAGGACGCAAGCAGGTCGCGGCCGGTTACATTTTATATGGTTCGTCCACAATGCTCGTATATTCCACCGGCGACGGTGTGAACGGCTTCACTTACGATCATTCGTTAGGTGAGTTTATATTATCACACAAAAACATCTGCTCACCTCAGAACGGCACAATTTACTCCGTTAATGATGGTTATATCAATGATTACCCAGCGTTTGTGCAGAACTATCTGACCAAATGCAAAGAAAAATCCTGCACCGCCCGATACATTGGTTCACTGGTTGCAGACTTCCATCGCAACCTGCTCCGGGGCGGCGTTTACCTTTATCCATCCACCAAAAAAACGCCCGAAGGCAAGCTCAGGCTCTTGTATGAATGCTATCCGCTGGCATTTATTGCTGAAAAATCCGGCGGGAAAGCCATCGATGGTTTCGGAGCCATTCTCGACATCCTGCCCACTTCCTTTCACCAGCGTTCACCCATTTATCTGGGTTCTTCGACCATGGTGGATGAAGTGATGCGATCCTAA
- a CDS encoding acyltransferase family protein, with the protein MSLSTPPAALIPDHPKSKIVYIDYLKVLLTALVIAHHAFVTYGAPGGWYYSEKTTVMGATMVMTMFVAVNQSFFMGFFFFLSALFIPASYRKKGAVVFIKDRFFRLGIPLLFYSFILAPVMNYLVYYFAGEHYITFVQFLSGYDAWISVGVLWFVVALLLFSLIYVAWKYIAKSAPDIWPMPATKNILRFGVTLGVVSFIVRLGFPVGWELEPVGFQLGHFPQYIAVFMVGIAAAESKWLDQLNADHYKTVKTIALCMIFIGFPMIYAIKIIFDNPLEWFSGGLHGEAAFYAFWEQIAGVCIMVTLLAYGKKRLNTPNVFLSKMSRCAFAVYILHPLVLIVLSLLLRTWPVDPAVKLLLVAPFGIVFSFLLGHIVVKIPGVNQVI; encoded by the coding sequence ATGTCTCTCTCAACGCCGCCAGCTGCCCTCATTCCCGATCACCCAAAAAGCAAAATTGTCTATATCGATTACCTGAAAGTGCTGCTAACGGCACTCGTGATCGCGCATCATGCATTTGTCACTTACGGTGCACCGGGAGGATGGTATTATTCAGAAAAAACGACCGTAATGGGCGCTACAATGGTTATGACCATGTTCGTAGCGGTGAACCAGTCCTTTTTTATGGGCTTTTTCTTTTTTCTGTCCGCTTTGTTCATCCCGGCATCGTATCGAAAGAAAGGTGCCGTTGTTTTTATCAAGGATCGTTTTTTCAGACTTGGGATCCCATTATTGTTTTACTCCTTCATTCTGGCACCGGTGATGAACTACCTGGTTTACTATTTCGCGGGGGAGCATTACATTACATTCGTGCAATTTTTGTCAGGTTACGACGCCTGGATCAGCGTGGGCGTTTTGTGGTTCGTTGTGGCTTTGCTTCTTTTCAGCCTTATTTATGTTGCCTGGAAATATATTGCGAAATCTGCGCCGGATATATGGCCGATGCCAGCGACGAAAAACATTCTGCGTTTTGGAGTGACTCTGGGCGTTGTTAGTTTTATTGTGCGGCTGGGCTTTCCGGTGGGCTGGGAGTTAGAACCTGTCGGGTTTCAGCTGGGCCACTTTCCCCAATACATTGCTGTATTTATGGTCGGCATTGCTGCCGCGGAGAGTAAATGGCTGGATCAGCTGAATGCGGATCATTATAAAACGGTAAAGACCATAGCGTTATGTATGATCTTTATTGGTTTTCCGATGATTTATGCGATCAAAATCATTTTTGATAATCCACTTGAATGGTTCAGCGGCGGGCTGCATGGTGAAGCAGCGTTCTATGCATTTTGGGAACAGATCGCGGGCGTGTGCATCATGGTTACGCTGCTTGCGTACGGCAAAAAAAGATTAAACACCCCCAACGTATTTCTCAGTAAAATGTCACGCTGCGCCTTCGCCGTTTACATTCTGCATCCCCTGGTGCTCATTGTGCTTTCGCTTTTGCTGAGGACCTGGCCCGTAGATCCGGCAGTTAAATTGCTATTGGTTGCACCTTTCGGGATCGTTTTTAGCTTTTTGCTGGGGCATATTGTAGTTAAGATCCCGGGCGTGAATCAGGTTATTTAG